Proteins encoded in a region of the Schistocerca serialis cubense isolate TAMUIC-IGC-003099 chromosome 6, iqSchSeri2.2, whole genome shotgun sequence genome:
- the LOC126484761 gene encoding uncharacterized protein LOC126484761, which translates to MVKRHCLLDLEIEVLLDNISELDDLSGNIGNFSENEDDSHELETCAADRNDSNEYEEANAQVSIRLVNTQCWPHKLNLVGNVWAVELCDLNHCVLQEKHIFLNTRKRKHAYIQFLAQKYGGVPTEAKLFPIPVITRWNSWFESVEYLGEYLCDIVEFVETVEEYGLFVEAAVKTLWSPASNVDSEGSFSRYCNVMSDRRTALTSSNMEVMVSLSFSG; encoded by the exons ATGGTTAAGAGACATTGCTTGTTAGACTTAGAGATTGAAGTACTCTTGGACAACATCTCAGAACTTGATGATCTTTCGGGCAACATCGGCAATTTTTCAGAAAATGAAGATGATTCACATGAATTGGAAACCTGTGCTGCTGATAGAAACGATAGTAATGAGTATGAAGAAGCTAATGCACAAGTTTCCATTA GGTTAGTAAACACACAATGCTGGCCGCATAAATTAAATTTGGTTGGCAATGTGTGGGCTGTGGAACTTtgtgatttgaaccattgtgtTTTGCAGGAAAAACACATCTTCCTTAATACCCGAAAGAGAAAGCATGCATACATTCAGTTCTTAGCTCAGAAATACGGAGGTGTACCCACAGAAGCTAAACTTTTCCCTATTCCTGTCATCACCAGGTGGAACTCGTGGTTTGAAAGTGTCGAGTACCTTGGAGAATATCTCTGTGATATAGTGGAATTTGTTGAAACTGTTGAAG AGTATGGACTTTTTGTGGAAGCTGCAGTGAAGACTTTGTGGAGCCCAGCCAGTAATGTTGATAGTGAGGGATCATTTTCTAGATATTGCAATGTAATGTCTGACAGGAGAACAGCTCTGACCTCCAGTAATATGGAAGTCATGGTATCCTTGTCCTTCTCAGGCTGa